A single genomic interval of Rubripirellula reticaptiva harbors:
- a CDS encoding TolB family protein, whose product MSSKILFQRAASVVGSNDVFDLFLIDDDGSNLLRLTTSLAGKEFDSFDAAFSPTGESIVFATMRHREDAGNENTSEIYRIKKDWGVLTRLTSDGFYDSSPSWSNDGQSILFTGERPDERLFTMSAVDGSSITALPIASGGNGDRSASYSPDGSRIAFIRDFGGGIRSVFVADADGSNEQNLTTIPSLCTSPRWSPDGLRISYASDHHNPITNQLDIYVMDAADSNGDGEGDNRTRLTMDSSSTVSSQSPVFSPDGSQIAYVNNSGGKSDIHLMNADGSNPAVFQSYGEDCFLCDWK is encoded by the coding sequence ATGTCGAGCAAAATCCTATTTCAACGAGCAGCGTCCGTCGTTGGGAGCAATGACGTTTTTGATTTGTTCCTAATTGATGATGACGGATCAAACTTACTGCGTCTGACAACTTCTTTGGCTGGCAAAGAGTTTGACAGCTTCGATGCTGCATTCTCTCCGACTGGAGAAAGTATTGTCTTCGCAACAATGAGACATCGTGAAGATGCAGGCAATGAAAACACTTCAGAGATCTATCGAATTAAAAAAGACTGGGGAGTCTTAACTCGATTGACGAGCGACGGTTTCTATGACTCGTCACCAAGCTGGTCAAATGACGGACAATCTATTTTGTTTACCGGCGAGCGACCTGATGAAAGACTGTTTACCATGTCTGCGGTTGACGGTTCATCAATAACGGCGTTGCCAATCGCAAGCGGCGGCAACGGTGACAGGTCCGCCAGTTATTCTCCAGATGGTTCACGCATAGCGTTCATTAGAGATTTTGGAGGTGGAATTCGATCAGTATTCGTTGCCGACGCAGACGGAAGCAACGAACAAAACTTGACCACAATCCCGAGTCTTTGCACCTCTCCTCGCTGGTCACCAGACGGCCTGAGAATTTCCTACGCAAGCGATCACCACAACCCAATCACAAATCAACTTGATATCTACGTGATGGATGCTGCTGATTCCAATGGAGATGGTGAAGGGGACAATCGAACCCGGCTTACGATGGATAGTTCAAGCACCGTTTCTTCGCAGTCACCAGTTTTCTCACCGGACGGTTCTCAGATCGCCTATGTGAACAACTCTGGAGGCAAGTCCGACATCCACTTGATGAACGCAGATGGATCGAATCCAGCAGTTTTCCAAAGCTATGGCGAAGACTGTTTCTTGTGCGACTGGAAGTAG
- a CDS encoding phage/plasmid primase, P4 family gives MYLSNTEQILVDESTRNHRTEIVSRLYEMNFNLIPMNGKNPCVQWKEFQTRRVSAGELKEWLPGKFPTKDGRRIWKARNHNFALLTGAIPWSDDNPGIIVVDSDDEEAEELVRNHCPPTPMMQVTGSGNKQFVYRRPSIEAHPFIGSPTKLRLDGKQYNLDIRGDGGLIMIPGSIHPKTGSMYEEVTPWTMELLMECPVYDPAWLPDETAKTKKAAASVTTDIISNEHEGLIAQVQTEVEERESQARQYLKSVPGTQQGTGADNKCSALTMKLLYGFALPVNVVQEMLSEWARKPDQFDASCGWYPWTDDEIARKIDWCLGQTYEGKIADRLSPFRDVGPMEAKVDDVVKPVDDNHTIDPNNHLETAELFRRECFAHNHKPTLIHHQATWHGWTGRLYEVITDDDIKARLWKWMATCKTWSKDKRTTFKPTRNVVGGVMDALKAVTNQSSQLEAPCWLSSGPEEIIAFDNGLLNVREFLSGKDNLLQHTPNWFSPNCLPHRFDRHADCPTWMGFLNQVFDEDEERISTLRQWFGYNLANDNRQHKIAMLIGPPRSGKGTTMAMMSAMLGRHNIANTSLASLGGRFGLEPLVGKMSALIDEGHLGRYSDNSLILERLKAISGGSEQTVDRKGVKAISSVAMKVRFTMAVNELPRLSDSSAALRSRLLIIPYNNTYEGKEDFGLVDRLLKEVSGITNWSLEGLKQLRANGRFKNPVAGEKIMRDFVYLSSPVQSFLDECCLVGPDKSVRFDDIQAVWKVWCEQNGHVSGSNNDFGRKLRAAIPRIDDERRRNGASRDRWYKGLGLNPETISQQNCRSMIS, from the coding sequence ATGTATCTAAGTAACACCGAGCAAATTCTCGTTGACGAAAGCACGAGAAATCACAGAACAGAGATCGTCTCTCGGCTGTACGAAATGAATTTCAATCTGATCCCGATGAACGGTAAGAATCCGTGCGTCCAATGGAAAGAATTTCAGACTCGACGAGTATCGGCGGGCGAACTTAAAGAATGGTTACCGGGCAAGTTTCCGACCAAGGACGGCAGGCGAATTTGGAAAGCAAGAAACCACAATTTCGCTTTGCTTACCGGTGCCATCCCATGGTCAGACGACAATCCCGGCATCATCGTCGTGGACAGCGATGACGAAGAAGCTGAAGAGCTTGTTCGGAATCACTGTCCACCAACGCCAATGATGCAGGTCACAGGCAGTGGTAACAAGCAATTTGTCTATCGACGACCGTCAATCGAGGCCCATCCATTCATCGGTAGTCCGACAAAGCTGCGACTGGATGGCAAACAGTACAACCTCGACATTCGGGGCGATGGCGGGCTCATCATGATCCCCGGATCGATCCACCCGAAAACAGGGAGCATGTACGAAGAGGTAACACCGTGGACGATGGAGCTTCTAATGGAGTGTCCTGTTTATGATCCAGCATGGTTGCCAGATGAAACGGCGAAGACCAAGAAGGCAGCGGCCTCCGTAACGACGGATATCATTTCCAATGAACATGAAGGACTCATTGCTCAGGTTCAGACGGAAGTCGAAGAGCGTGAGTCGCAGGCTCGGCAGTATCTGAAATCTGTTCCCGGAACACAGCAAGGCACTGGGGCTGATAATAAGTGTTCAGCATTGACCATGAAGTTACTCTACGGCTTCGCTTTGCCAGTAAACGTCGTTCAGGAAATGCTGAGCGAATGGGCACGCAAACCGGACCAGTTTGACGCTTCCTGTGGTTGGTATCCGTGGACCGACGACGAAATCGCCAGAAAGATCGATTGGTGTCTCGGACAGACATACGAAGGCAAAATTGCAGATCGGCTGTCACCGTTTCGTGATGTTGGTCCCATGGAAGCCAAGGTTGACGATGTTGTTAAACCAGTTGATGACAACCACACCATTGATCCCAATAACCATCTCGAAACTGCCGAACTGTTTCGGCGGGAATGCTTTGCTCACAATCACAAGCCAACACTGATTCATCATCAGGCCACATGGCATGGCTGGACAGGAAGGCTGTATGAGGTCATCACTGACGACGACATCAAAGCTCGTCTGTGGAAGTGGATGGCGACTTGCAAAACGTGGAGCAAGGATAAACGGACGACATTCAAGCCGACAAGAAACGTTGTCGGTGGTGTCATGGATGCTCTGAAGGCGGTGACCAATCAGTCTTCGCAGCTTGAGGCACCCTGCTGGCTTTCCAGTGGACCAGAAGAAATCATCGCCTTTGATAACGGCTTGCTGAATGTCCGGGAGTTTCTGTCTGGGAAAGACAACCTCCTACAGCATACTCCGAACTGGTTTTCGCCGAATTGTCTGCCACATCGGTTTGACCGACATGCAGACTGTCCTACATGGATGGGTTTTCTGAACCAAGTGTTCGATGAAGATGAGGAACGGATCAGCACGCTGCGACAATGGTTTGGTTACAACCTCGCCAATGACAATCGTCAGCACAAAATCGCCATGCTGATCGGACCACCTCGAAGTGGCAAAGGCACCACGATGGCGATGATGTCAGCAATGCTCGGTCGTCATAACATCGCCAACACATCATTGGCTTCTCTGGGGGGCAGGTTCGGGCTGGAACCACTTGTCGGGAAGATGTCTGCTCTGATTGACGAAGGTCATCTTGGCAGATACAGCGACAACTCGCTTATTCTGGAACGACTGAAAGCCATCTCTGGCGGTTCTGAACAGACTGTTGACCGAAAAGGTGTGAAGGCAATATCCAGTGTTGCCATGAAAGTCAGGTTCACCATGGCGGTTAATGAACTGCCACGATTGTCGGATTCTTCAGCAGCATTGAGGTCTCGTCTGCTCATCATTCCCTACAACAACACCTACGAAGGTAAAGAGGATTTTGGGCTTGTTGACAGATTGTTGAAGGAAGTCTCGGGGATTACGAATTGGTCACTGGAAGGACTGAAACAGTTAAGAGCCAATGGGCGTTTCAAGAATCCAGTGGCAGGTGAAAAGATCATGCGTGACTTTGTTTATCTGTCGTCACCAGTTCAGTCGTTTTTGGACGAGTGCTGTCTTGTTGGACCAGACAAAAGTGTTCGCTTCGATGACATACAGGCAGTATGGAAGGTTTGGTGTGAGCAGAACGGGCATGTGTCTGGAAGTAATAACGACTTTGGCCGAAAGCTACGTGCTGCCATCCCACGTATCGATGATGAACGACGCCGAAATGGAGCTAGTCGAGACCGCTGGTACAAAGGTTTGGGGCTGAATCCTGAAACGATTAGTCAACAGAATTGTCGTTCGATGATTTCGTAG